A part of Marinobacter psychrophilus genomic DNA contains:
- a CDS encoding type II secretion system F family protein has product MAQKANKLESYVWEGKDRRGNKAKGELSGVSLALAKAQLRKQGIVPDKVKKKAKPLFGGSKKITPFDIAMLTRQLATMMKAGVPLVQSFDIVADGLENKGLQELVMSVRNDIASGNSFAGSLRKHPRQFDDLYCNLVDSGEKAGALEKMLDRIATYMEKTEILKKKVKKAMTYPIAVVVVAIVVTAILLVKVVPQFESLFNGFGAELPVFTQMVVRLSEWMQTWWFVVLLGIVGTIVLFKESKRRSQKFSDVVDKYVLKVPVMGEILDKSAVAKFGRVLSTTFAAGVPLVDALESVAGATGNAVYRDAIMRIRNDVSGGTQLQASMRAQDVFPVMAVQLTAIGEESGNLDEMLEKVAEHYEAVVDDMVDNLTALMEPMIMSVLGVLVGGLIIAMYLPIFQMGQVVG; this is encoded by the coding sequence ATGGCCCAAAAAGCGAATAAACTGGAATCCTATGTATGGGAAGGCAAAGATCGCCGCGGCAACAAAGCCAAGGGTGAGCTGTCTGGCGTAAGCTTGGCTTTGGCCAAGGCCCAGTTACGCAAACAAGGTATAGTTCCAGACAAGGTGAAAAAGAAAGCCAAGCCGTTGTTCGGTGGCAGCAAAAAAATTACCCCCTTTGACATTGCCATGCTCACCCGACAACTGGCCACCATGATGAAAGCCGGTGTGCCCTTGGTGCAAAGCTTTGACATTGTGGCCGATGGGTTGGAAAACAAAGGCCTACAGGAACTGGTGATGTCGGTTCGGAACGACATTGCTTCTGGTAACAGCTTCGCCGGATCGTTGCGTAAACACCCTCGCCAATTTGACGACTTGTACTGCAACCTGGTGGATTCCGGCGAAAAGGCCGGTGCGCTCGAGAAAATGCTCGACCGTATCGCCACTTATATGGAAAAAACAGAAATTCTGAAGAAAAAAGTCAAGAAAGCGATGACTTACCCGATCGCCGTTGTGGTGGTTGCGATCGTGGTAACGGCTATATTGCTGGTAAAAGTAGTTCCGCAATTTGAATCGCTTTTTAACGGTTTTGGTGCAGAGCTGCCAGTGTTTACCCAGATGGTGGTACGCCTGTCAGAATGGATGCAGACATGGTGGTTCGTAGTGCTACTAGGCATTGTCGGCACCATCGTTTTATTCAAAGAGTCAAAACGGCGGTCACAGAAGTTTTCAGATGTTGTCGACAAATATGTGCTGAAAGTGCCGGTTATGGGTGAAATTCTGGACAAATCCGCCGTCGCGAAGTTTGGCCGGGTGTTATCAACAACGTTCGCAGCCGGTGTTCCCCTTGTAGATGCTCTTGAATCCGTTGCGGGAGCTACCGGCAACGCGGTTTATCGCGATGCCATCATGCGCATTCGCAATGACGTTTCCGGCGGAACCCAGCTTCAAGCCTCTATGCGGGCGCAGGACGTGTTTCCGGTGATGGCGGTTCAGCTGACGGCGATTGGCGAGGAATCTGGTAATCTGGACGAGATGCTGGAAAAAGTGGCCGAGCACTACGAAGCCGTAGTGGATGACATGGTAGACAACCTGACTGCGCTGATGGAGCCAATGATTATGTCGGTATTGGGCGTGCTGGTGGGTGGTTTGATTATCGCCATGTACCTGCCAATCTTCCAAATGGGCCAGGTTGTTGGGTAA
- a CDS encoding phosphate-starvation-inducible protein PsiE — translation MSTKRNTDCSQNSEAQSTASGSDDVSGADSGKKTFALATFKVIENLLLIIVVLMTLGGVAFELLAIYSVQKISLADILLIFLYLEVIGMVAVFYSDRRSAFVYPIFIAITALARLIILQGKDMAPENILYEAIAILILALSAIVIIRLNRI, via the coding sequence ATGAGCACTAAAAGAAATACAGATTGCAGTCAAAACTCAGAAGCGCAGTCAACGGCCAGCGGGAGTGACGACGTATCCGGTGCCGATTCCGGCAAAAAGACTTTCGCTCTTGCTACTTTTAAGGTGATCGAGAACCTGTTGCTGATCATCGTTGTGTTGATGACGCTGGGCGGTGTGGCCTTCGAGCTTCTTGCGATTTACAGCGTTCAGAAAATCAGTCTTGCGGACATCCTGCTGATTTTTCTTTACCTAGAGGTGATCGGCATGGTGGCTGTGTTTTACTCAGATCGGCGCTCTGCCTTTGTCTACCCAATTTTTATTGCGATTACGGCACTCGCCCGACTCATTATCTTGCAAGGCAAAGATATGGCACCTGAGAATATTTTGTACGAGGCGATTGCAATCCTAATCTTGGCTTTGTCCGCGATTGTTATCATCCGTTTGAACCGAATTTGA
- a CDS encoding pilin, with translation MRNMKMNHAQSGFTLIELMIVVAIIGILAAIAIPQYQDYIARSQVTRVVAEISALKTSVEERLSRGITTGTLTDLGYTGSNLTTEALTVAVDFVGAQGNITVTIGDDAAAGIALTKVAIERTTAGVWSCLIDGQGASWDASYLPAGCTQGTPSL, from the coding sequence ATGAGAAACATGAAGATGAACCATGCACAGTCAGGCTTCACCCTAATTGAATTGATGATCGTTGTTGCGATCATCGGAATTTTGGCGGCCATCGCGATTCCGCAGTATCAGGATTACATTGCTCGTTCGCAGGTCACTCGGGTTGTTGCTGAGATTTCAGCTCTTAAAACATCGGTTGAGGAGCGTCTGTCTCGCGGCATAACAACGGGCACTTTGACTGATTTGGGCTATACAGGTTCCAATTTGACTACAGAAGCCTTAACTGTTGCGGTAGACTTCGTCGGCGCTCAAGGTAACATCACCGTCACGATCGGAGACGATGCTGCAGCTGGCATTGCATTGACGAAAGTCGCTATTGAACGTACTACAGCGGGCGTATGGTCCTGTCTGATTGATGGCCAGGGCGCTTCTTGGGACGCAAGTTATCTCCCAGCTGGTTGCACGCAAGGCACTCCATCCCTATAG
- the pilB gene encoding type IV-A pilus assembly ATPase PilB yields the protein MTTNTSNITLTGLARRFVSDGLLDESTAKDAFFQASQNRIPLITYLTQHKLANSSALAFSAAMEFGISVLDLDAFLPEAMPDKLVDEKLLRKHNALPLYKRGNRLFIAVSDPTNVQALDEIKFNTGLSTDAILVDDSKLRAAIEKYMASSESSMGDLADTDLEGIETEGADGNEDDGAVVVAEIDDAPIVKYVNKMLLDAIRGGSSDVHFEPYEKTYRVRFRTDGILKEMSRPSIKLAPKISARIKIMAQLDISERRLPQDGRIKMRLSKTKAIDFRVNTLPTLWGEKIVLRILDPSQAKLGIDALGYEEDQKKLYMDALAQPQGMILVTGPTGSGKTVSLYTGLNILNTDERNISTAEDPAEINLEGVNQVNVNNKVGLGFAEALRAFLRQDPDVIMVGEIRDLETANIAIKAAQTGHLVLSTLHTNSAAETLTRMMNMGVPAFNIATSVSLIIAQRLGRRLCSCKQAGSIPKDVLLAEGFSTEQIATGFTLYHPKGCDKCTNGYKGRVGIYEVVKVTEQLANMIMEEASSIKIAKAAQAEGFRTLRQSALLKVIEGLTSLEEANRVTKD from the coding sequence ATGACAACAAACACAAGCAACATCACCTTAACGGGTCTGGCACGGCGCTTTGTAAGCGACGGCCTGCTGGATGAATCCACGGCCAAAGACGCCTTTTTTCAGGCTTCTCAGAACCGCATTCCGCTGATCACCTACCTGACACAGCACAAGTTGGCAAACAGCTCGGCGTTGGCGTTTTCGGCGGCTATGGAGTTTGGTATTTCAGTGCTGGACCTGGATGCGTTTTTGCCAGAGGCGATGCCAGACAAGCTGGTGGATGAAAAACTGCTGCGCAAGCACAACGCCCTGCCCCTGTATAAGCGTGGCAACCGGCTGTTTATTGCGGTGAGCGACCCCACCAACGTTCAGGCTCTGGACGAGATCAAGTTCAACACCGGCTTAAGTACCGATGCGATTCTGGTGGACGACTCCAAACTGCGCGCAGCTATCGAAAAGTATATGGCGTCCAGTGAAAGCTCCATGGGCGACTTGGCCGATACAGACCTTGAAGGTATAGAAACAGAAGGCGCGGATGGAAACGAGGATGACGGCGCTGTTGTTGTTGCAGAGATAGACGATGCGCCCATCGTGAAGTATGTGAATAAGATGCTGCTGGATGCCATTCGCGGAGGCTCGTCAGACGTTCACTTTGAACCCTACGAGAAAACTTACCGCGTACGCTTTCGCACCGACGGCATTTTGAAAGAAATGTCGCGACCCTCTATAAAGCTGGCACCGAAAATATCTGCGCGAATAAAGATCATGGCACAGTTGGACATTTCCGAGCGACGTTTGCCACAAGACGGCCGCATAAAGATGAGGCTATCCAAAACCAAGGCCATCGACTTTCGGGTGAACACACTGCCCACGCTGTGGGGGGAGAAAATCGTACTGCGAATTCTGGACCCCAGCCAAGCCAAGCTGGGCATTGATGCGCTTGGGTATGAAGAAGATCAGAAGAAGCTGTATATGGACGCCTTGGCGCAGCCCCAAGGTATGATTCTGGTGACGGGCCCCACCGGTTCCGGTAAAACCGTATCGTTGTATACTGGCTTGAATATTCTAAACACTGACGAGCGCAATATTTCCACGGCGGAAGACCCGGCGGAAATTAACCTGGAAGGCGTAAATCAGGTCAACGTGAACAACAAGGTAGGGCTTGGCTTTGCCGAGGCGCTAAGAGCGTTTTTGCGGCAAGACCCTGACGTTATCATGGTGGGCGAGATTCGAGACCTGGAAACCGCTAACATTGCCATCAAAGCGGCACAAACCGGTCACCTTGTGTTGTCCACGTTGCACACCAACAGCGCCGCCGAAACCTTAACCCGCATGATGAACATGGGCGTGCCGGCGTTTAACATTGCCACGTCTGTTAGCCTGATTATTGCCCAGCGCCTGGGCCGGCGACTTTGCAGCTGCAAACAGGCTGGAAGCATCCCGAAAGACGTCCTTTTAGCCGAAGGGTTCTCAACTGAACAAATTGCAACCGGGTTCACGTTGTACCACCCGAAGGGCTGTGATAAATGCACTAATGGGTATAAAGGCCGCGTCGGCATTTACGAGGTGGTTAAAGTGACCGAGCAGCTGGCCAACATGATTATGGAAGAAGCCAGTTCTATCAAGATTGCAAAAGCAGCTCAGGCTGAAGGCTTTCGGACCCTGCGCCAATCCGCCCTGTTAAAGGTGATTGAGGGTTTGACCAGCCTTGAAGAAGCCAACCGCGTGACCAAGGATTAA
- a CDS encoding PglL family O-oligosaccharyltransferase translates to MPESSGNLVLLTSLFLVLLAFAFPVGLYPYQDMFRDVLTFASGLLILCHIFWAGRFKLSAPGFIFFVPVFCLGLALNYLMTSPNVLFSYYWHFLAFGLAGAVAISVASLAETWTKETVVRYLAVFLIAVFCFSALFGLMRYYGILGYFVPLITDEGTRLIGPMGQPNLMAVLTALALGAIFYLRNRGLLSSTRGFIGLVVLAFYVGSLTGSRTWYVTAIVALWPSIAAVFRFGKLKLINRELSRNGQKTRSALIIVALFVIVSLLAPKIDALIADSLKEIGFIERINASEMYENRSLIGSSGRLDEWKNALSGITTMEHPWFGYGVGRYGVFSNELKLNDLTVSNGSIWLNAHNVFLNFMVEWGLSGVLILLGFVGYLLWLITKVQPSFENVFLGCVLLILMLHNLVEFSLWHMPFLAIFIAAFTLLDNRHSFDFSSHWIRRVIVLSVLFVFLPFGAYVAKDMMVVTQVMYKKQPDFMDQTALRDASRSAVVGNGALSVLILRFDPPALGVGPELNFIESVVNWRPEPLFLLRKATLLAASGESERACEAIKRVTRLYPYSVNTVLDELTYLSVKSDVKPEDYIKCIAAERQQEIN, encoded by the coding sequence ATGCCGGAGAGCTCGGGAAACTTAGTCCTACTTACTTCTCTATTTTTGGTGCTTCTGGCGTTCGCGTTTCCAGTCGGACTCTATCCCTATCAGGACATGTTTCGTGATGTTCTGACATTTGCATCTGGATTACTCATTCTTTGTCACATTTTTTGGGCAGGAAGGTTCAAACTTTCGGCTCCAGGCTTTATTTTTTTTGTCCCTGTTTTTTGTTTAGGTTTGGCGCTCAATTACTTGATGACGTCGCCAAACGTGCTGTTTTCATATTATTGGCATTTTCTGGCCTTCGGTCTCGCGGGTGCTGTTGCAATTTCGGTTGCTTCCTTAGCTGAAACCTGGACCAAAGAAACGGTCGTCCGGTACTTGGCGGTTTTTCTGATTGCTGTGTTCTGTTTTTCGGCTCTGTTCGGATTGATGCGTTACTACGGAATACTTGGTTACTTTGTCCCCTTAATAACCGACGAGGGAACAAGGTTGATCGGGCCAATGGGTCAGCCCAATTTGATGGCTGTTCTGACGGCCTTGGCGCTTGGCGCCATTTTTTATCTACGGAATAGAGGATTGCTTTCATCCACTCGGGGATTTATTGGCCTAGTCGTTTTAGCGTTCTATGTCGGAAGCCTCACAGGCAGCCGGACTTGGTACGTCACTGCCATTGTTGCGCTGTGGCCCTCGATAGCAGCCGTATTTCGTTTTGGCAAATTGAAGTTGATCAACCGCGAACTCAGCCGAAACGGGCAGAAAACGCGCTCCGCACTAATAATAGTCGCACTTTTCGTGATTGTTTCTCTCCTTGCTCCCAAAATAGACGCATTGATTGCTGACTCTCTAAAAGAAATAGGTTTCATTGAGCGAATCAACGCTTCTGAAATGTATGAGAATCGGAGCTTGATTGGCTCCAGCGGTCGGTTAGATGAGTGGAAAAATGCCCTTTCCGGCATAACGACAATGGAACACCCATGGTTTGGCTACGGGGTGGGACGATATGGTGTTTTCAGCAATGAGCTGAAACTCAATGACCTTACCGTCAGCAATGGCTCGATTTGGCTCAACGCCCATAATGTTTTTTTAAATTTTATGGTCGAATGGGGATTGTCAGGTGTGCTGATTTTGCTAGGCTTCGTCGGCTACCTTCTGTGGCTCATAACCAAAGTCCAACCGTCTTTTGAAAACGTTTTCCTGGGATGCGTTCTGCTCATTTTGATGCTTCACAATCTAGTGGAGTTCTCGCTCTGGCACATGCCATTTCTGGCAATATTCATTGCTGCATTCACCTTATTAGATAATCGTCACTCTTTTGACTTCTCAAGCCACTGGATTCGGCGCGTCATTGTCCTTTCCGTTCTTTTCGTCTTTTTGCCTTTTGGTGCTTATGTTGCCAAAGACATGATGGTGGTGACGCAAGTTATGTACAAAAAGCAGCCTGATTTTATGGATCAGACGGCTCTTCGTGATGCCAGCCGAAGCGCTGTTGTTGGCAATGGCGCTTTGTCCGTGCTCATTTTACGTTTTGACCCCCCGGCATTGGGTGTTGGCCCTGAGCTCAATTTTATAGAATCGGTGGTCAATTGGCGTCCCGAACCACTTTTTCTTCTCCGGAAAGCGACCTTGCTCGCTGCATCCGGGGAGTCGGAGCGCGCATGTGAGGCAATCAAAAGGGTTACCCGGTTGTATCCGTATTCTGTAAATACTGTCCTGGACGAGCTTACTTATCTATCCGTTAAGTCTGATGTAAAGCCTGAAGACTACATCAAGTGTATTGCCGCCGAGAGACAACAAGAAATCAATTAG
- a CDS encoding ParA family protein, with protein sequence MRIIAFYSPKGGVGKTAAAVNVAYLASKDNCQTLLWDLDPQGASSFYLSGAEPLKGNKLSKLLEGKSPIATFIHSDVYPRLDFIPAHSSFRNFDIKLDQETDGNQLKKLLAPLSEETSLVILDCPPTLSRLTEQVLEVADQVYVPLVPTWLSMNSWNQLHDFAKSKKLGVKKLRPFFSMVDRRKKLHQELVKRGPELTANCLDVAIPYASVVERMGEEGQPLEKLDAKSTAAGAYRQLWASIKKDLW encoded by the coding sequence ATGAGGATTATTGCGTTCTATAGCCCCAAGGGCGGAGTTGGCAAAACGGCGGCAGCAGTGAACGTTGCATACCTTGCAAGCAAGGACAACTGTCAAACACTATTGTGGGATCTCGACCCTCAGGGCGCTTCCAGCTTCTATCTTTCCGGTGCAGAGCCGCTCAAAGGCAACAAACTCTCTAAGCTGCTTGAGGGCAAATCGCCCATCGCCACGTTCATCCACAGTGATGTTTACCCCCGCCTCGATTTTATCCCGGCACACTCGAGTTTCCGCAACTTCGACATCAAGCTTGATCAGGAAACCGATGGCAACCAACTCAAGAAGCTGCTCGCGCCACTTTCCGAAGAAACCAGCCTGGTAATTCTGGACTGCCCGCCTACGCTGTCACGATTAACCGAACAGGTGCTAGAGGTGGCAGACCAGGTTTACGTGCCACTGGTGCCTACCTGGCTGTCTATGAACAGCTGGAACCAGCTGCACGATTTTGCCAAGAGCAAAAAACTGGGTGTGAAAAAGCTGCGCCCGTTTTTCTCTATGGTCGATCGCCGCAAGAAGCTGCACCAGGAGTTGGTTAAGCGTGGCCCGGAATTGACAGCCAACTGTCTGGATGTCGCCATACCCTATGCAAGCGTGGTTGAGCGTATGGGCGAAGAAGGCCAGCCTCTGGAAAAACTGGATGCCAAAAGCACGGCGGCCGGTGCTTATCGTCAGCTTTGGGCCAGCATCAAAAAAGACCTTTGGTGA
- a CDS encoding histidine phosphatase family protein has protein sequence MKRIIRCLLITAVLTLTSGPTAATNATLDENVAWQALKEGKALLVVRHALAPGFGDPESFQLEDCSTQRNLNAEGRSQARAWQPFLAARGINEARVFSSQWCRCMDTANGMGMGPVTEWPSLNSFFQGRGDRSLQTRQTIEQVNAMAPGKPIIMVSHQVNITALATVSPSSNEGVIISLPLSENPRVLARVSPSK, from the coding sequence ATGAAGCGAATTATACGCTGCCTACTTATAACAGCGGTGCTAACGCTGACGTCCGGGCCAACAGCGGCTACTAACGCTACTCTCGACGAAAATGTTGCCTGGCAGGCATTGAAGGAAGGCAAGGCGCTGTTGGTGGTCCGTCATGCATTAGCGCCTGGTTTTGGCGATCCGGAGTCTTTTCAACTGGAGGACTGCAGCACCCAACGCAATCTGAACGCAGAGGGTCGCAGTCAGGCGCGGGCGTGGCAGCCTTTTCTGGCGGCACGAGGTATCAATGAAGCCCGGGTGTTTAGCAGCCAATGGTGCCGGTGCATGGATACGGCGAATGGGATGGGCATGGGCCCAGTAACCGAGTGGCCGTCGTTAAACTCGTTCTTTCAAGGGCGTGGTGATCGCAGCCTGCAAACCCGGCAGACTATTGAACAAGTGAATGCGATGGCGCCAGGAAAGCCGATAATTATGGTGTCGCACCAAGTGAACATTACCGCATTGGCGACGGTGTCCCCGTCGTCAAACGAGGGCGTCATCATTTCGCTGCCGCTGTCAGAAAATCCCAGGGTATTGGCACGCGTATCTCCTTCGAAATGA
- a CDS encoding DUF2784 domain-containing protein: MEAFADIGYANLLCSWFWHNGLPVILVSTVGMFVRCCINNCTSSFDLGQPHRPQTGALGGFINFSTLYSFAADAILITHVLFVAFVVFGLMLVYAGFFLKWQWVRNVWFRSVHLVAIGVVVLQSWFGFICPLTTWEMGLRARAGQAVYDGSFIAHWLHQFLYFQAPPWVFIACYTAFGGLVLLSWFLVRPNPASRN, encoded by the coding sequence TTGGAAGCCTTTGCGGATATCGGATACGCTAACTTGCTGTGCTCGTGGTTTTGGCATAATGGACTTCCTGTCATTTTGGTTTCTACCGTTGGCATGTTTGTACGATGCTGTATAAATAACTGTACATCTAGTTTTGATCTTGGACAGCCACACAGGCCCCAAACCGGCGCATTAGGAGGCTTTATCAACTTCAGTACGCTGTATTCTTTTGCCGCTGACGCGATACTTATCACGCATGTATTGTTCGTGGCTTTTGTCGTTTTCGGGTTGATGCTGGTTTATGCAGGTTTTTTTCTGAAGTGGCAGTGGGTGAGAAATGTGTGGTTCCGTAGCGTGCACCTGGTTGCAATCGGCGTTGTTGTTTTGCAGTCCTGGTTTGGTTTCATTTGCCCGCTTACAACCTGGGAAATGGGTCTGCGGGCGAGGGCAGGTCAAGCTGTTTACGATGGTTCTTTCATAGCCCATTGGCTGCATCAGTTTTTATATTTCCAAGCGCCGCCGTGGGTCTTTATTGCTTGCTATACCGCTTTTGGTGGGCTGGTGTTGCTCAGCTGGTTTCTGGTTCGGCCAAACCCTGCCTCTCGAAATTGA
- a CDS encoding pilin encodes MKSKQCGFTLIELMIVVAIIGILSALAIPMYQGYVAKSQVHRAVGELSSYKSAYEERVSRNGSVTNSDLGYVPSGLTTGAVGIDIAILNADLTGHLRVTMGGTAHPLMSGVVITLERSPRGAWQCVVDNTAVSGSWQSTYLPENCSL; translated from the coding sequence ATGAAGTCAAAACAGTGCGGATTCACACTTATCGAATTAATGATTGTCGTTGCAATCATTGGGATCCTTTCAGCGCTTGCCATTCCGATGTATCAGGGATATGTCGCGAAATCCCAGGTGCATCGGGCAGTTGGAGAGCTGTCGAGCTACAAATCGGCGTATGAAGAAAGAGTGTCGAGAAATGGGTCTGTCACGAATTCGGACTTGGGCTATGTGCCCTCGGGCTTGACGACCGGCGCAGTGGGAATTGATATTGCCATCTTGAATGCTGACCTAACGGGTCACTTGAGAGTGACCATGGGCGGCACAGCTCATCCCCTTATGTCAGGAGTAGTAATCACGCTAGAGCGCTCTCCTCGTGGGGCATGGCAGTGTGTCGTGGACAACACGGCTGTTTCCGGATCCTGGCAGTCCACTTACCTGCCGGAAAACTGCAGCCTTTGA
- a CDS encoding acyl-CoA dehydrogenase C-terminal domain-containing protein — MKYQAPANDLRFLLFDVLGVDRLHELEKYADATPDLISAVIDEAGKVAAEVIQPTNQVGDREGCHYDPETHAVTTPDAFKPAYKKFVEGGWTALDAPVEFGGQGLPHTLKFVVDEMVCSTNLSLGMYPGLTHGAISALYAHGSDELKQTYLEKLVSGEWTGTMCLTEPQCGTDLGLIRTRATPNSDGSYAIEGTKIWITGGEHDLTDNIVHLVLAKLPGAPDTTKGISLFVVPKVLPESGERNPAFCGGLEHKMGIKGSATCVMNFEGAKGWLVGEPNDGMRSMFTMMNEARLMVGMQGLGLAEMAYQESLGFARERLQGRSMSGAKNPDGPADPIIVHPDVRRMLMRQKVLNEGMRAMALFAGHQLDLSVAHPDEAVRESADDLVQLLTPVVKAFLTDEGSNNTNIGLQVLGGSGFTTDWPLEQLVRDGRIARIYEGTNGIQALDLVGRKLSLKGGRLVRTLFGVLISYLKDNPEAPHRDELKGAVSSLEKATLWLATNAPKDPEQAGAAATPFLRLMALTVIGYMWSRMANVASQQIAAGEGNKPLLESKLVSARFYFEKLLPEIHWLLSDIESGKGSLMDMGDDHWAA, encoded by the coding sequence ATGAAATACCAAGCCCCCGCAAATGATCTTCGTTTTTTGTTGTTTGATGTACTGGGCGTAGACCGGCTTCATGAGCTGGAAAAATACGCCGATGCCACACCGGATCTGATTTCCGCTGTTATTGATGAAGCTGGAAAAGTGGCGGCTGAAGTGATTCAGCCGACCAATCAAGTCGGTGACCGCGAAGGCTGCCATTACGACCCCGAAACCCACGCTGTGACAACGCCTGACGCGTTTAAACCGGCTTATAAAAAGTTTGTGGAAGGTGGCTGGACTGCACTGGATGCGCCGGTGGAGTTTGGTGGGCAGGGGTTACCCCATACGCTTAAGTTTGTGGTGGACGAAATGGTCTGCTCCACCAACCTGTCTTTGGGCATGTACCCGGGGCTGACCCATGGTGCTATCAGCGCACTTTACGCCCACGGTTCCGATGAGCTCAAACAAACCTACCTGGAAAAGCTGGTGTCTGGCGAGTGGACGGGCACCATGTGCCTGACCGAACCCCAGTGTGGTACCGATTTGGGTCTGATTCGCACCCGTGCCACGCCCAACTCAGATGGCAGCTACGCCATTGAGGGCACCAAAATCTGGATTACCGGCGGTGAACACGATCTGACCGACAACATTGTGCATCTGGTACTGGCAAAGCTGCCTGGCGCGCCAGACACCACAAAAGGCATTTCGCTGTTTGTGGTTCCCAAGGTTCTGCCTGAGTCTGGTGAGCGCAATCCGGCGTTCTGTGGTGGCCTGGAACACAAGATGGGCATTAAAGGCTCCGCAACCTGCGTTATGAATTTTGAGGGTGCCAAAGGCTGGCTGGTGGGTGAGCCCAACGACGGCATGCGTTCGATGTTTACGATGATGAACGAAGCACGCCTGATGGTGGGCATGCAGGGCCTTGGACTGGCAGAGATGGCCTATCAGGAAAGCCTCGGATTTGCCCGCGAACGTCTGCAGGGCCGTTCTATGAGCGGCGCGAAGAACCCGGATGGCCCGGCCGACCCGATTATTGTGCACCCGGACGTTCGCCGCATGCTGATGCGTCAGAAAGTTCTGAACGAAGGCATGCGCGCCATGGCGCTGTTTGCCGGCCACCAGCTTGATCTCTCGGTTGCCCATCCGGACGAGGCGGTACGTGAATCTGCCGATGATCTGGTGCAACTGCTCACTCCGGTGGTGAAAGCATTTTTGACTGACGAAGGCTCCAACAATACGAACATCGGCCTGCAAGTTCTGGGCGGTTCTGGCTTTACTACCGACTGGCCGCTGGAACAACTGGTTCGTGATGGTCGTATTGCGCGCATTTATGAAGGTACAAATGGCATACAGGCGCTGGATTTAGTGGGCCGAAAACTGAGTCTGAAAGGTGGGCGGCTTGTGCGCACCTTGTTTGGTGTACTTATCAGCTACCTGAAGGACAACCCGGAAGCACCCCATCGCGATGAGCTGAAAGGCGCTGTAAGCTCGCTGGAAAAAGCCACTCTTTGGCTGGCAACCAACGCGCCAAAGGATCCAGAGCAGGCAGGTGCTGCGGCCACGCCGTTTCTGCGCCTGATGGCTCTGACGGTTATTGGCTACATGTGGTCACGCATGGCCAACGTTGCCAGCCAGCAGATTGCAGCCGGGGAGGGCAACAAGCCGCTGCTGGAAAGCAAGCTGGTGTCTGCCCGCTTCTACTTTGAAAAGCTGTTGCCGGAAATTCACTGGTTGCTAAGCGATATTGAAAGTGGCAAGGGCAGCCTGATGGATATGGGAGACGATCACTGGGCGGCATAA